The Pelorhabdus rhamnosifermentans genome has a segment encoding these proteins:
- a CDS encoding MFS transporter, whose protein sequence is MEKVRKFSLPKAHPISWCMLLITTLAILLTSVSRQILPTVIPAIMQEYHFDAVQAGWLNSFMFIGAFVGSVFFGILSDCVGTGYKRSWSWVYAIGVAVIGGIITAYTRTIGSMRACLAFMGMGTGGSEPVNVAIVGEWWQKENRGFAIGVHHTGFPLGQFVGPLIIGAILSVGTWHEAFIFVPLIGVPIMIAQVVLGNKKNQDKVYGWIREHHLTVPVEEGKPATKSSFSDAFRYVGTCFKNRNCLLSIAMIFLFLWAEQGIGTFLTLHLTKTGIGLAAASVISGASGLTGWIGQIFWSSLSDYTGRKVSLKIITAGWIVATLACIFIDSEMTGWVILIGWGLFRNSPYPVVYALLIDSMPKAAASSMGLMIGIAMGLSGFLVAPVAGWIIQTYGFTVHYLILAAVLVVAFIPMVLIKETVVPTK, encoded by the coding sequence ATGGAAAAAGTGCGAAAATTCAGTTTACCAAAGGCCCATCCGATTTCTTGGTGCATGCTTTTGATTACGACCTTGGCCATTTTATTGACATCGGTTTCCCGGCAAATCCTGCCGACTGTCATACCGGCCATTATGCAGGAATATCATTTCGATGCAGTCCAAGCCGGATGGCTGAACTCGTTTATGTTTATCGGCGCTTTTGTCGGTTCGGTGTTTTTCGGGATTCTTTCCGATTGCGTCGGCACCGGCTATAAACGAAGCTGGTCGTGGGTCTATGCGATTGGTGTCGCCGTGATCGGCGGCATCATTACCGCCTATACCCGGACTATCGGATCGATGCGGGCCTGCCTGGCATTTATGGGCATGGGAACCGGCGGTTCAGAGCCGGTCAATGTGGCGATTGTAGGGGAATGGTGGCAAAAGGAAAACCGGGGTTTTGCCATCGGGGTTCATCACACCGGCTTTCCACTGGGGCAATTTGTGGGGCCGCTGATTATCGGAGCGATACTGAGTGTTGGGACCTGGCATGAAGCATTTATTTTTGTTCCGCTAATCGGTGTTCCGATCATGATTGCCCAAGTCGTTTTGGGCAATAAGAAAAATCAGGACAAGGTCTATGGCTGGATCAGAGAACATCATCTGACGGTGCCGGTGGAGGAAGGCAAACCGGCTACCAAATCGTCGTTCAGCGACGCCTTCCGGTATGTCGGAACTTGTTTTAAAAATCGCAACTGCTTGTTGTCGATTGCGATGATTTTCTTGTTTTTATGGGCTGAGCAAGGGATTGGAACGTTTCTAACCTTGCATTTGACGAAGACCGGCATCGGACTTGCCGCTGCCTCGGTCATTTCCGGTGCGTCGGGACTGACCGGCTGGATCGGACAAATTTTTTGGAGTTCATTGTCTGATTATACGGGCCGGAAAGTATCGCTCAAGATTATCACGGCGGGATGGATTGTTGCGACGCTGGCCTGTATTTTTATCGACTCGGAAATGACGGGGTGGGTTATCCTGATCGGCTGGGGCTTGTTTCGCAATTCGCCGTATCCGGTGGTTTATGCTCTGTTGATTGACTCGATGCCGAAAGCGGCGGCGTCTAGTATGGGACTGATGATCGGGATTGCCATGGGGCTGTCCGGTTTTCTGGTAGCTCCGGTTGCAGGCTGGATCATCCAAACTTATGGCTTTACGGTGCATTACCTGATACTTGCGGCTGTTCTTGTCGTCGCATTTATTCCGATGGTTTTGATCAAAGAAACGGTTGTTCCCACGAAGTAA